The genomic window CGACAGGGCTATGAAACGTATCGAGCTCACCCCCTGAAGCGGTTGCCTCGTGTATGGTGCGCCTGATGTGATCGGGCGATGATCCAGCATAAGGAGTGGTCCCATGGAAGTTACTGACATCCGTATAAAGAGGGTGGAGGGAGGGGGGAAACTCAAGGCCTACGTCACGGTCACCTTTGATGATTGCTTCGTGGTGCACAACATAAAGGTCATCGAGGGGAGGACCGCGACGTTTATCGCCATGCCGAGCAGGAGGACGCGGAACGGGGAGTATAAGGATGTAGCTCATCCGATCAAGGCCGATTTCCGGGAGAAGCTTCAGGCCGATATCCTCTCCATGTACGAACGGATGGGGGAGCGTGAGGAGA from Spirochaeta thermophila DSM 6192 includes these protein-coding regions:
- the spoVG gene encoding septation regulator SpoVG, with protein sequence MEVTDIRIKRVEGGGKLKAYVTVTFDDCFVVHNIKVIEGRTATFIAMPSRRTRNGEYKDVAHPIKADFREKLQADILSMYERMGEREEISMADEAPQAGA